In Nymphaea colorata isolate Beijing-Zhang1983 chromosome 3, ASM883128v2, whole genome shotgun sequence, a genomic segment contains:
- the LOC116250777 gene encoding leucine-rich repeat receptor-like serine/threonine-protein kinase BAM1: MVRSCVFSISLLVVLTFFCPSVAVESVGFLEDRWLLSLKSAVSDPGGYLASWNSSSSYCTWTAVGCDFFGRVISLDISNMNLSGTLPPVIGRLRFLANLTVGANKFSQNIPQEISEIAGLRVLNLSNNVFNGSFPAELRRLHRLEVLDLYNNNLTGPLPMELAAMPNLRHLHLGGNFFTGKIPPEYGGWEFLEYLAISGNELSGPIPPEIGKLSRLQQLYLGYYNVYNGGVPPEMGNLTRLVRLDLANCGLSGPIPPEIGNLHLLDSLFLQVNGLTGPIPPELGKLQTLKSMDLSNNMLSGEIPAEFVDLQNLTLLNLFRNRLHGSIPSFIGDLPELQVLQLWENNFTGSIPPQLGKTGNLIVLDLSSNRLTGNIPPELCFGGKLQTLITLSNFLFGPIPASLGKCESLSRIRMGDNYLNGSLPEGLLGLPNLVQVELQDNYLTGGLPEMSSISPNLGQLSLSNNRLSGPLPSSIGNFSGVQKLLFDGNSFTGSIPPTIGRLQQLSKLDLSSNKLSGEITPEISQCKLLTFVDLSQNELTGPIPVEITEMRILNYLNLSRNDLSGSIPDAIASMQSLTSIDFSYNNLSGLVPGTGQFSYFNSSSFVGNAGLCGPYLAPCKSGDSSGSSRHVKGPFSSSVKLLLVVGLLACSVAFALAAVIKARSLRKSSAAKSWKLTSFQRLDFSCDDILNALKEENIIGKGGAGIVYKGVMPNGDEVAVKRLPVMSRNSSHDHGFNAEIQTLGRIRHRHIVRLLGFCSNQETNLLVYEYMPNGSLGEMLHGKKGGHLRWETRFKIAIEAAKGLCYLHHDCSPLIIHRDVKSNNILLDSNFEAHVADFGLAKFLQGSGTSECMSAIAGSYGYIAPEYAYTLKVDEKTDVYSFGVVLLELVSGRKPVGEFGDGVDIVQWMRKMTDSKKDGVLKILDPRLPSVPLHEAMHVFYVAMLCVEEQSVERPTMREVVQILTDVPRGASDPTQHICSQPTSPATESTSGTSPADAQPSRSLPPDLLSI, from the exons ATGGTGAGGTCTTGCGTTTTTTCGATTTCTCTTTTGGTGGTTTTGACCTTTTTCTGCCCTTCGGTCGCCGTGGAATCGGTCGGTTTTTTGGAGGACCGCTGGCTTCTCTCCCTAAAGTCCGCCGTTTCCGACCCTGGAGGCTACCTTGCCTCTTGGAACTCTTCTTCTAGCTACTGCACATGGACTGCCGTCGGATGCGACTTCTTCGGCCGCGTCATCTCCCTCGACATCTCCAACATGAACCTCTCGGGAACTCTTCCGCCGGTGATCGGCCGTCTCCGCTTCCTCGCGAACCTCACGGTCGGTGCAAATAAGTTCTCCCAGAATATTCCCCAGGAGATATCGGAGATCGCCGGGCTTCGTGTCCTCAACCTCTCCAACAACGTCTTCAATGGCAGCTTTCCGGCGGAGCTCAGGCGCCTTCATCGCCTTGAGGTCCTGGACCTGTATAACAACAACCTCACGGGGCCGCTGCCGATGGAACTCGCAGCAATGCCGAATCTCCGGCACCTGCATCTTGGAGGGAACTTCTTCACCGGTAAGATACCGCCGGAGTACGGTGGGTGGGAGTTCCTCGAGTACCTGGCGATTTCCGGCAACGAGCTAAGCGGACCGATTCCGCCGGAGATAGGCAAACTGAGCAGGCTGCAGCAACTTTATCTTGGCTACTACAATGTCTACAATGGCGGCGTCCCGCCGGAAATGGGCAACCTGACGAGGCTCGTTCGGCTCGACTTGGCCAACTGTGGACTCTCGGGCCCCATTCCGCCGGAAATCGGCAACCTCCATCTCCTCGACAGTCTGTTTCTCCAGGTGAACGGTCTCACTGGGCCTATCCCGCCGGAGTTGGGAAAGCTCCAGAccttgaaatccatggatttatcGAATAACATGCTGTCAGGCGAGATACCGGCGGAGTTCGTCGACTTGCAGAATCTAACGCTGCTGAATCTGTTCAGGAACAGGCTGCACGGGTCCATTCCGAGCTTCATCGGCGATTTGCCGGAATTACAAGTGCTACAGTTATGGGAGAATAACTTCACTGGAAGTATCCCGCCGCAACTTGGTAAGACAGGGAACCTTATCGTTCTGGACCTCTCATCTAACAGACTCACCGGAAACATACCGCCGGAACTATGCTTCGGTGGAAAATTACAGACGCTCATCACGCTCAGCAATTTCCTCTTCGGCCCAATTCCGGCCTCGCTCGGGAAATGCGAGTCCCTAAGCCGAATTCGGATGGGGGACAACTACCTCAATGGGTCGCTTCCGGAGGGGCTGCTGGGTCTTCCGAATCTGGTCCAGGTCGAGCTCCAGGACAATTATCTCACCGGAGGTTTGCCGGAGATGTCGTCCATCTCTCCGAATCTCGGACAGCTCTCCCTCTCCAACAACCGCCTCTCTGGGCCTCTTCCCTCCTCCATTGGGAACTTCTCTGGTGTCCAGAAGCTCCTTTTCGACGGCAACTCCTTCACCGGCAGCATTCCTCCGACCATCGGCAGACTGCAGCAGCTATCCAAGTTGGATCTCAGCAGCAACAAGCTCTCCGGAGAGATAACGCCAGAAATCAGCCAGTGCAAACTCCTCACGTTTGTGGACCTCAGCCAGAACGAGTTAACCGGCCCAATTCCAGTCGAGATCACGGAAATGCGTATTCTCAACTACCTGAACCTGTCGAGGAACGATTTATCCGGCAGCATCCCCGACGCCATCGCATCGATGCAAAGCCTGACGTCTATTGATTTCTCCTACAACAACCTATCCGGCCTGGTTCCCGGCACCGGCCAGTTCAGCTACTTCAATTCGAGCTCCTTCGTGGGTAACGCGGGCCTCTGTGGCCCTTACTTGGCCCCCTGCAAATCCGGCGACTCGTCTGGATCTTCCCGCCACGTTAAAGGccccttctcctcttcagtGAAGTTGCTTCTCGTCGTTGGCCTCCTCGCGTGTTCGGTGGCTTTCGCCCTCGCGGCTGTCATCAAGGCACGGTCCCTCCGGAAATCCTCCGCGGCCAAGTCATGGAAGCTGACCTCGTTCCAGCGGCTGGATTTCAGCTGCGACGACATCCTGAACGCCCTAAAAGAGGAGAACATAATCGGAAAGGGAGGGGCGGGGATTGTGTACAAGGGGGTGATGCCCAACGGAGACGAAGTCGCCGTGAAGCGACTGCCGGTGATGAGCCGGAACTCTTCCCACGACCACGGCTTCAATGCGGAGATTCAGACGCTTGGACGCATCCGCCATCGCCATATCGTTAGGCTGCTTGGGTTCTGCTCGAACCAGGAGACTAATCTTTTGGTGTACGAGTACATGCCCAACGGGAGCCTTGGGGAGATGCTGCACGGCAAGAAGGGCGGCCACCTCCGCTGGGAAACAAGGTTCAAGATCGCCATTGAAGCTGCCAAGGGGCTCTGCTACCTCCACCACGATTGCTCTCCCCTGATAATTCACCGTGACGTGAAGTCCAACAATATCCTCCTCGACTCCAATTTCGAAGCACACGTCGCCGACTTCGGCCTCGCGAAGTTCCTTCAAGGTTCCGGCACCTCAGAATGCATGTCCGCCATTGCCGGTTCCTATGGCTACATTGCCCCTG AGTACGCGTACACATTGAAGGTAGACGAGAAGACCGACGTCTACAGCTTCGGGGTGGTGCTTCTGGAGTTGGTGAGCGGGAGGAAGCCGGTAGGCGAGTTCGGCGATGGGGTGGACATCGTTCAGTGGATGAGGAAGATGACGGACTCCAAGAAAGATGGGGTGCTGAAGATTTTAGATCCGCGGCTGCCTAGCGTGCCGCTGCATGAGGCCATGCACGTCTTCTACGTAGCAATGCTGTGCGTGGAGGAACAGAGCGTGGAGAGGCCGACGATGAGGGAAGTGGTTCAGATCCTGACGGACGTCCCTAGGGGAGCATCGGATCCGACGCAACACATTTGCAGCCAACCCACCTCGCCCGCCACCGAGTCGACGTCGGGGACCTCACCCGCAGACGCCCAGCCGTCTCGGTCCCTTCCACCCGATCTGCTGAGCATCTAG